In the genome of Dermacentor andersoni chromosome 3, qqDerAnde1_hic_scaffold, whole genome shotgun sequence, one region contains:
- the LOC129386672 gene encoding uncharacterized protein: protein MATERKKINFTEEERGILIDLVTRESNVLENKRTDAVSLSEKKKKWQQIEEQFNSKNGVHPRTENQLRKCWDNLKEKWRRAKATDTKELFRTGGGKAADSVLTEELQRVGAVASHMSIRIDNAFDSDRARHDVPTSEATAVVTALLSSMQPAAIPEGDGSEFADHHANQDDPIWELEPLSPLNADTSCTETECLGEPEASQAPQVPVSQQSVNRPTRPLPPLVRKRGSTARTSQLDKEIHARLEAVAEERVNRRKEHLLRMKIARAERKELKAINAQKLQNAEAKAALLTLKMQLLKKQLE from the exons ATGGCCACTGAGAGGAAAAAAATCAACTTTACGGAGGAGGAGCGGGGAATTTTGATTGACTTGGTGACGAGAGAGAGCAACGTGCTGGAGAACAAACGTACTGATGCGGTGTCCctaagcgagaagaaaaaaaaatggcagcagaTAGAAGAACAGTTCAACAGTAAGAACGGAGTCCACCCGCGCACGGAAAATCAGCTACGCAAGTGTTGGGACAACTTGAAAGAGAAGTGGCGCAGGGCGAAAGCCACCGACACAAAGGAGCTGTTCCGAACTG GGGGCGGCAAAGCAGCCGATTCGGTGCTCACAGAAGAGCTGCAGCGAGTCGGCGCCGTGGCATCGCATATGTCAATACGAATTGACaacgcttttgacagcgaccgtgCGCGACACGACGTTCCTACCAGCGAGGCCACGGCAGTAGTTACTGCGCTGTTGTCATCCATGCAGCCAGCGGCGATCCCTGAAGGCGACG GTAGTGAATTTGCAGATCATCACGCCAACCAGGATGACCCAATCTGGGAATTGGAACCATTGAGCCCTTTGAACGCCGATACCTCTTGCACGGAGACGGAATGTTTAGGCGAACCGGAAGCATCTCAAGCTCCACAAGTGCCTGTGAGCCAGCAGAGCGTGAACAGACCCACACGTCCACTGCCTCCACTTGTTCGGAAACGTGGCAGCACAGCAAGAACTTCACAGCTCGATAAGGAAATTCACGCACGGCTAGAAGCTGTTGCAGAAGAACGAGTTAACAGGCGGAAGGAGCACCTGCTGCGTATGAAAATTGCGAGGGCCGAGAGAAAAGAACTCAAGGCCATCAATGCGCAAAAACTGCAAAATGCCGAAGCGAAGGCAGCGCTTCTGACATTGAAAATGCAGCTGCTGAAAAAGCAGTTGGAATAA